From Micromonospora echinospora:
ACGTGGTGGTGATGTGGGTGAGGCTGCCCCGGCTCGGCTCGCGCGGGCTCTGCGCGGTGCAGCCGTTGTTGCGGACGAACGTGTCGCGCAGCGACCGGCCCATGGAGATGTTCAGCACGCTGTCGTAGATGCCGTGGATGCCGAAGTAGGCGACCGGCTGGGTGCCGCCGTTGCAGCCGCTGAGGTTGGCGCCGGAGATGACGGTGACCGCGCGGACGATCGTGGGCCGGGCGCAGGCCACCGCGTAGCTCATCGCCCCGCCGTAGCTCCAGCCGAGCGCGAACCGCTGGGACGTGTCCACGCAGAGGTCGTTCTCGACCTGCCGGGAGATGTCGTCGAACAGCGTCAGGTCCCGGCCGTTGGTGTTGGCCCAGCCGTTGTCGATGCCCTGCGGCGCGACGAAGATCGTGCTGTTGTTCGACAGCGGCAGCAGGCCGTAGTAGCCGGCCGAGGCCACGTTGTTGGCCGAGCCGTTCAGCCAGTGGAACCCGAAGATCAGCCGGTACGGGCGGTTGCGGTCGTACCCGTCCGGGATGCGCAGGATGTAGCTGCGGTTCTGGCCGCCGCTGGAGATGGTGCGCGTCCCGCTGGACAGCGTGGGCGCCTTGCCGCAGCCGGCGGTCGCCGCGAGCGTGCCGTTGGTCGACGCCTGCGCCGTCTCGCCGAGGTCGGCGCTGAGCGCGCCGCCGGCCGCCGCCGCGAGGAGCACGGCCGCGGCGGCGATGGATGAGAGAAGGGATGTTCGTTTCGCCATTGCTGGACTCCTTGCCCTGGGTGGTGGTGCAGGCCGGACCGTCCGTCGATGCCGACGTCGCCTGCGAAGAGGGCGCGGAGCCGCGCGTGCGGCCGGGGCCGAAGTCGTCCGTTGGCCGCCTGCGTCGGCGTGCATCGGCGGAGCGGCCCGGACTGGTCACCGACCGGCGGGGCGGCGAGGAAGGTGCCTCGGATCGCCTTGCCGATTGCGGGGGTGACGGGGAGCGTGCCCTTCGCTCCCGTGCCGGAACATAGCAGGTTATCGATAACATGTTCAACCGGTCGGTTCCGGGAAAGTAGCGGGCCGGCCGCCGGGTGAACGCTCACAGCAGCACCCGGCGCGGGCGCTGCCGCCTGCTCAGGCGCGGTCGGCCAGGGCCGGCAGGTCGCAGCCGGCGAGGGCGTCCGGCTGGGGTACGCGGGCGAGGTCCGCCTCGGCGAGCCCGAGCCGCCGGTACGCCGTGTGCAGCGCCGCGACCACGGCGCCCAGCGCGCCGGAGAGGTCACCGAGTTCCGCGCCGTGCATCGTCGCCGCGGCGGCGGGCACGATCTCGTGCAGCCGGCCGCGCAGCCGGACCAGGTCGGGTGTGAGCGCGTGGGAGACGCCGCCGCCGAGGACGATCACCTCCGGTTCGTAGGCGACCACCGCCGCGGTGAGGACGACCAGCAGCGCCTGCTCGACGTACTGCTTGACCGGCGTCAGGCGCGGGTCGGCCGAGCGGAACACGTCGGCCGCGTTGTCGAACGACAGGCCGAGCTCGCGAGCGCGGGCGAGGATGCCGGACCCGCTGATGATCCGTTCGAGCGGCGCGCCGAGCGGGCCGGCCGGCAGGTGGCCGAACTCGCCGACCAGGCCGCTGCGGCCCCGGAACAGCCGGCGGTCGATGGCGACGCCGGCGCCGAGTCCGGCCCCGATGGTGAGCATCACCGCGGTCTGCGCGTCCCGGGCGGCGCCGAAGCGCAGCTCCCCGAGCAGCGCGTAGTTGGAGTCGTTGTCGACCTCGACCGCGGCGCCCAGGTGCTTCTCCAGCAGCCGCAGGAACAGCGGGTCCTCCACCTGGGGCAGGTTCGGGGCGTTGGAGACGGCGCGGTCGCCCTGCCGGACGGCGCCGGGCAGGCCCACCGCGACGGAGTCGAGCCGCTCCCGGTCAGCGCCGACGGTCCGCATGATCAGGTCGGCCAGCCACTGGGCCAGCCGGGGCGCGTCGTAGTGGGCGGGTGTGGGCACGGTCCGGCCGGTCAGCGGCCGGGCGGCGAGATCGGCGACCACCAGCCGGACGTTGGAGCCGCCGACGTCGACGCCGCAGACCACGCCGCGTCCGGCGGCGATCGCGACCTGGGTCGCCCGCCGGCCCCGGTTGGTGGTCGGCGCGCCGTCGGTCTCGGTCAGCAGCCCTTCGTCGAGCAGCTGTTCCACGATCCGCGACACGGTGGCGGGGGAGAGGTCGGTCTCGTGGCCGATGGCCGTGCGGCTCACCGGACCGTGGGTCAGCACGTGGGCCAGGACTGTGGACCGGTTCGCCGCCCGTGGTGCTCGAGATTCCACGCCCACCTCCGCCGATTTTCTTTCCGCCCGAATGTTAAAGCCGAGCCGCCTCCCCGGCAACCACCCGGGGCGTGTCACCTGGCGCCGGTGCGTGGCGGACATCGAAACCCGTCCTCCTGCGGCCTCGCGCGGGCGTGAAAGCCCAGGTCAAGCGCTCTGGCGACGGCTCGGAGCGAGTGGGAGGAATCTCTGACCAGCACCCTTGACGGAGTGTGATGACCGCGATAATACTTTCACCCTGAACGGAAATAGAGGCCGCCGGCCCCAGGGACGGCGGCGCGTGCCCCCGTACGTGCCGTGCCGGTCGCATCGGACCCCCGTGTCAATCCGGAATCCCGGTTCCGGACCCCGTTGCTGTGAAGGGAAGAGCAATGATTCTCAGCCGTAGACGTGGCGCCGCCCTCGGCGCGCTCTGCGCCCTGGCGCTCATGGTCGGCGCCTGCTCGAACGAGACCTCCGGGAGCGGCGGCGCGTCGAGCGGCCCGCGTACCGAACCCAGCCTGTCGTTCGTCGGCCCCGGCGGCGAGACGCCGACCGCCGCCGACCAGATCTCGCTTACTGACGAGGAGCGGCAGAAGGTCAAGGACGGCAACTACTCCGCCGCATTCGTCTGGCACGAGGGCTCCGCGCTGACCAAGGCCGTGGAGTCCGGCGTCCGCAAGGAGTTCGACCAGCTCGGCATCAAGGTGCTCGCCAGCACCAGCGCCGAGTTCGACGCGGCCCGGCAGGCCAACAACGTGCAGACCGTGCTGGCGCTCAAGCCCGACCTGATCGTCACCATCGCCGTCGACCCGACCGCGGCGGCCGCGGCCTTCAAGCCCGCCGTGGACGCCGGCGTCAAGCTCGTCGTGATGACCACCCCGCCGAAGGACTACAAGTCCGGGGAGCAGATCGTCGGCATCGTGACCGCCGACCTGACCGCGTTCGGCAAGGCCAACGCGGAGATGCTCGGCAAGGCGCTCGGCGGCAAGGGCAAGGTCGGCTACGTCTACCACGACGCCGACTTCTGGTTCACCAACCAGCGGGACAAGGCGTTCAAGGACTGGCTGGGCTACCTCTACCCGGACATCGAGATCGTCGAGGAGGCCGGGTTCTCCGACCCGGCGCGCACCGAGGACATCGCCACCGCGATGCTGACCCGCCACGCCGACCTCAAGGGCGTCTACGTCGCCTGGGCCACCGCCGCCGAAGGCGTGCTCGCCGCGACCCGGCAGCAGGGCCGCACCGACGTCAAGATCGTCACGAACGACCTGGAGGCGAACCTCGCCGCCGACATGGTCAAGGGCGGCAACGTCGCCGGCATCGTCGCCAACGGCTCGACCCGCCTCGGCGAGAACCTGGGCATCGTCGCCGCGTACGGCCTGCTCGGCAAGAAGGCCCCGGAGCTGGTCGTCGGATCGCCGATGGCCGCGACCAAGGACAACATCGCCGACGCCTGGCGCGACGACTACGGCCAGGAGCCCCCGGCCGAGGTGCTCGGCAACTGACGCCGGGCGGCGAGGTCCGGGGCCTCCCCGAACGGGCCCCGGACCTCGCCGGCGCGGCCCGGCCCACCGCCGGGTCCGCGACCACCGCGAAACGAGAGGAAGAAGCACATGGGGTACGTCCAGACAGTCCTCGGACCGGTGCCTCCCGAGTCGCTCGGCCGGGTGCTGAGTCACGAGCACCTCGGCGCGCTGGTGCCCGGGCCGTGGCTGTCCGGCGGCGCCGCCGACGACCGCGCGGACCTCGCCGCCGGGGCGGTACGCGACCTGCCCGATCTGGGCTTCGGCACGATCGTGGACCTGTCCCCGTACGAGGTGGTCGGTCACGACGTGACCCTGCTGCGCGAGGTGGCGCTGCGTACCGGCCTGCACGTGGTCGCCGGATCGGCGATCTACCTGGAGCCGTACTCGCCCGGCTGGGCGCTTTCCGCGAGCGTCGACGAGATGCGGGAACGCTTCGTCGCCGACGCCACCGTCGGCGTCGGGGACACCGGCATCAAGGTCGGCATCTTCGGCGAGCAGGCCACCGGGCTGAACGAGATCACCGCGCACGAGGAGAAGTGCCTGCGCGCCGCCGCCCGCGCCGCCGTCGCCACCGGCCTGGCGCTGAACACGCACACCACGCACGGCACGATGGCGCTGGAGCAGGTCGAGATCCTGCGCGAGGAGAAGATGGACCCCTCCCGCGTCGTCATCGGCCACCTGGACATCAACCCCGACCCGGACTACCTGCGGGCGGTGCTGGCGGCCGGCGTCAACATCGCCTTCGACACGCTCGGCAAGCAGTTCTGGGACTTCGTGCTCGCCCCGCTGCCGGAGAACCCGCCGGAGGGCGAGTTCGGCAAGCGGGCGTACCACCGGCCCGACCGCGCCCGGCTCGACATGCTGGCCGGGCTGGTCCGCGACGGGTACGCCGACCGGATCCTGCTCTCGATGGACCTGACCGGCGCGGAGGCGTACCTGAACCCGCGCACGCACGGCCGGCTCGGGTACTCGTACCTGGGCCGGGAGATCGTGCCCGGTCTCGCCCGCCTCGGTGTGCCGCCGGAGGCGATCGACCAGATGCTGGCGGCCAACCCGGCCCGACTCCTCACGGTCGGCTGATGGCCGCGCATCCGCGTCCGTCCGGCTACGTCGCCGGTGTCGACCTCGGCGGCACCAAGCTGCGGGCCGCGCTGGCCGACCTCGACGGTCTCATCGTGAACGAGCAGGTGCAGCCGACCGACCCCCGGGGCGGGGTGGCGGTGGCCGCGCAGATCGACACGCTGCTGCGCGAGCTGGCCGCCCGGGCCGGTGTCGACTGGTCCGACGTGCGGGCCAGCGCGATCGGCCTGCCCGGCGTCCCCGACCCGTCGACCGGCGCCATCGAGCTGTCGCCGAACGTCTCCGACCTCGAAGCCCTCGACGTCCGGGCCGAGCTGACGCGCCGCCTGGGGCATCCGGTCGTGCTGGACAACGACGTCAACATGGCCGCCGCCGGGGAGCGGTGGCTGGGCAGCGGGCGTACCCACCGGCACTTCGTGTTCGTGGCGGTCGGCACCGGTGTCGGCATGGGCATCGTGTCGAACGGGGAGCTGGTCCGCGGCGCGCGCGGCGCGGCGGGGGAGATCTCCTACCTGCCGCTGGGCACCGACCCGTTCGACCCGGGCAACCAGGTGAAGGGCGCGCTGGAGGAAGCAGTCGCCGGCGCCGCCCTCGCCGCCCGCTACCGGGCGGTCAGCGGCGAGCAGGCGAGCGTGCCCGACGTCTTCGACCGGGCCGCGGCCGGCGATCCGCTCGCCCTGGCTGCCATCGACGAGGAGGCCCGGCTGATCGCGCTGGCCGTCGTCGCGGTCACCGCCGTCCTGGACCCGGAGGCGGTGATCCTGGGCGGCGGCATCGGCTCCCGGATCGAACTCGTCGAGCCGGTCCGGCGCTGGGTCGCCGCGCTGAGCGCGGACGTCCCGTTGATCAAGACCAGCCGACTCGGCGACCGGGCCGGCCTGCTCGGCGCCGTCGCGGTCGCCCGCCAGGAGGCCGGCGTCCACGACGGCGAGCCGGCGGACCGGAACACCTCTTTCCAGACAGCGGAGGGACGATAGATGACCCACACCGATGCGGCGGTGAAGACCAGCGCCGTCCCGGCCTGGCGCCGGATCAACTGGCGCGACTACGTGGTCTACATCGGCTTCGCGGTCGTGTTCCTGTTCTTCGCGATCACCCAGGGTGGCAACGGCTTCCTGACCACGAGCAACCTCACGAACATCGTCATCCAGACCGCGCCCATCACGATCATGGCGGTCGGGCTGGTCTTCGTGCTCGCCGCGGGCGAGATCGACCTGTCGATCGGCTCGGTCGTCGCGCTCTCCGCGCTGGTCGGCGCGGTGACGTTGCGCGAGACCGACAGCATGCTGCTGGGCGCGGCCGCCGGTCTCGCCGCCGGCGCGGCGGTCGGCCTGGTGAACGGCGTCTTCGTCACCCTCGTCCGGCTGCCCTCCTTCCTGGTCACGCTCGCCACCATGGGCGCGGTGGCCGGCCTGGCCCGCGAGGTCACCGGCCTGCAGTCGGTGCCGGTCAGCAACGACGCGTTCCTGTCCTTCTTCGGCCAGGGCGAGATCTTCGGCATCCCCGGGCTGGTGCTCTGGTCGGTGGCGGCGGCGGTGGTCGGGTACCTGGTGCTGCGGCAGACCCGGTACGGCGCGCACACGCTCGCGATCGGCGACAACGTGGCAGCGGCGCGGGTCAGCGGCATCAAGGTGATCCGCGTCAAGATCATGGTGCTGATGGGCAGCGCGATGTGCGCCGCCCTGGCCGGCCTGCTGTACGCCGGACGCCTCCAGGGCGCCCGCTACACCCTCGGCGAGGCCGACCTGATGTCCGTGATCGCCGCCGTGATCGTGGGCGGGACCAGCCTCTTCGGCGGCAAGGGCTCGATCATCGGCGCGGTGCTGGGCAGCCTGCTGATGGGCATGCTCAACAACGGCCTGATCCTGGCCGGACTGTCCGTGTCCCAGCAGATGATGGCGCGCGGCGTGATCATCCTGGTGGCCGTCTCCCTCTCGCTGCGCGAGCGGCGAAGCTGACCCGGAAGGAAGCAACCGCATGTTTCTGGACCTGCTGAGACGCCGCAACCCGGGCCTGCTGGCCGCCGCCGCGAGCCTGCACTCCAGTGGTGACCTGCCGGCCAACTGCTACGCGCTGGACCTGGAGACGGTAGCGGCCAACGCCGTCGCCATCCGGAACGAGGCCGACCGGTTCGGGCTCTCGGTCTACGCGATGACCAAGCAGGTCGGGCGCAACCCCGACTTCTGCCGGACGGTCCGCGACGCGGGCATCACCGAGGCGGTCGGCGTCGACCTGCAGTGCGCGCTCGCCGACCGGCACGGCGGGCTCGGCATCGGTCACCTCGGCCACCTGGTGCAGATCCCCCGGCACGAGGCGGCCGTCGCCGCCGCGCTCGCGCCCGCGTACTGGACGGTCTTCAACGACACCAAGGCCGCCGAGGCGGCGGCCGCGAGCGCGGCGGCCGGGCGGGAGCAGGCGCTGCTCGCCCGGATCGCGGCGCCCGGCGACCGCTTCTACCGGGGCCACGAGGGCGGCTGGGCGGCCGACGAGATCGTCGCGGTCGCCGACCGGCTCGACGCCCTTCCCGGCGCCCGGTTCGCCGGTGTCACCAGCTTCCCGACCCAGTTGTTCGACACGGCCGCCGGACGGGTGGTGCCGACGCCCAACCTCGGCACCCTGCAACGCGCCGCCGCCGCGCTACGCGCCGCCGGGCGGTCCCACGTCGAGATCAACGCCCCGGGTACGACGTCGACGGCGATCCTGGCGACGCTGGCCGAGGCGGGCGTGACGCAGGTCGAGCCCGGCCACGGGCTCACCGGCACGACGCCCTGGCACGCGGTGACCGACCTGGTGGAGGAGCCCGCCGTGCTCTACGTCAGCGAGGTGTCCCACCTGTGGGACGGCCGGGCGTACGTCTTCGGCGGCGGCCTCTACGTCGACCCGGTGCTCGGCCTGGGCGGCACCCGGGCGCTGATCGTGCCCCGGGGCGGTGGTCTCGACGACGCGTACCTGGTCGACGTGGAGATGCCCGCGCCGGAGGCGATCGACTACTACGCGATGGCCGACGTCACCGCGGCGCCGGGGTGCGCTCCGGGTGACACGGTCCTGTTCGGCTTCCGGCCGCAGGCGTTCGTCACCCGGGCGCTGACCGCAGGCGTGACCGGCGTACGGTCCGGCGCGCCGGCCGTGGCCGGCGTGTACGCCGCCGACGGTTCGGCGCCGATCGGGCTGGACGACATCGCCGCGGGCGACGGCCCCGGCAACCAGGCGGCTCGCAGCGCAGGGAGGGCATAATGAGCACCGTCATCCGCAAGGACGACGCGACCCGGGCGGGCGCTCCGCCGCTGCGGTTGCGCGGCATCCGCAAGCAGTTCGGCGGCGTCGTCGCGATCGAGCGCTTCGACCTGGAACTGGCCGCCGGGGAGATCACCGCCCTGGTCGGCGACAACGGCGCCGGCAAGTCCACCCTCGTGAAGATCATCTCTGGCGTGTACCAGCCCACCGAGGGTGAGCTGGAGATGCACGGGCGGCCGGTGACGTTCCGGGACGCCTCCGACGCCCGCCGGCAGGGCGTCGAGGTGGTCTACCAGGACCTGGCGCTGGCCGACTCGCAGCCGGTCTACATGAACATGTTCCTGGGCCGGGAACTCACCCGTGGCCCGCTGCGACTGCTCGACCGGCGCCGGATGGCCCGGGAGACCCAGGATCTGGTGGACGCGCTGGACGTGCGCATCCCCAGCGCGAAGGCGACGATCCGGGACCTGTCCGGCGGCCAGCGGCAGGCGGTGGCGATCTGCCGC
This genomic window contains:
- a CDS encoding cellulose binding domain-containing protein; the protein is MAKRTSLLSSIAAAAVLLAAAAGGALSADLGETAQASTNGTLAATAGCGKAPTLSSGTRTISSGGQNRSYILRIPDGYDRNRPYRLIFGFHWLNGSANNVASAGYYGLLPLSNNSTIFVAPQGIDNGWANTNGRDLTLFDDISRQVENDLCVDTSQRFALGWSYGGAMSYAVACARPTIVRAVTVISGANLSGCNGGTQPVAYFGIHGIYDSVLNISMGRSLRDTFVRNNGCTAQSPREPSRGSLTHITTTYSGCREGYPVQWAAFDGDHTPSPVDGSSSPNDSRTWTSGEIWRFFSQFASTTPPTTVPPTTVPPTTVPPTTPPVTTAPPTTPPVTTPPPGEPGACTATYRTINTWPGGYQAEVTVANNGATTLNGWTVRLTLASGQAISSLWNGVNTGTSGSVSVRNADYNGTVGANGSTTFGFTATGNGATAPSGVSCTSP
- a CDS encoding ROK family transcriptional regulator → MESRAPRAANRSTVLAHVLTHGPVSRTAIGHETDLSPATVSRIVEQLLDEGLLTETDGAPTTNRGRRATQVAIAAGRGVVCGVDVGGSNVRLVVADLAARPLTGRTVPTPAHYDAPRLAQWLADLIMRTVGADRERLDSVAVGLPGAVRQGDRAVSNAPNLPQVEDPLFLRLLEKHLGAAVEVDNDSNYALLGELRFGAARDAQTAVMLTIGAGLGAGVAIDRRLFRGRSGLVGEFGHLPAGPLGAPLERIISGSGILARARELGLSFDNAADVFRSADPRLTPVKQYVEQALLVVLTAAVVAYEPEVIVLGGGVSHALTPDLVRLRGRLHEIVPAAAATMHGAELGDLSGALGAVVAALHTAYRRLGLAEADLARVPQPDALAGCDLPALADRA
- a CDS encoding substrate-binding domain-containing protein, with the translated sequence MILSRRRGAALGALCALALMVGACSNETSGSGGASSGPRTEPSLSFVGPGGETPTAADQISLTDEERQKVKDGNYSAAFVWHEGSALTKAVESGVRKEFDQLGIKVLASTSAEFDAARQANNVQTVLALKPDLIVTIAVDPTAAAAAFKPAVDAGVKLVVMTTPPKDYKSGEQIVGIVTADLTAFGKANAEMLGKALGGKGKVGYVYHDADFWFTNQRDKAFKDWLGYLYPDIEIVEEAGFSDPARTEDIATAMLTRHADLKGVYVAWATAAEGVLAATRQQGRTDVKIVTNDLEANLAADMVKGGNVAGIVANGSTRLGENLGIVAAYGLLGKKAPELVVGSPMAATKDNIADAWRDDYGQEPPAEVLGN
- a CDS encoding phosphotriesterase family protein, whose protein sequence is MGYVQTVLGPVPPESLGRVLSHEHLGALVPGPWLSGGAADDRADLAAGAVRDLPDLGFGTIVDLSPYEVVGHDVTLLREVALRTGLHVVAGSAIYLEPYSPGWALSASVDEMRERFVADATVGVGDTGIKVGIFGEQATGLNEITAHEEKCLRAAARAAVATGLALNTHTTHGTMALEQVEILREEKMDPSRVVIGHLDINPDPDYLRAVLAAGVNIAFDTLGKQFWDFVLAPLPENPPEGEFGKRAYHRPDRARLDMLAGLVRDGYADRILLSMDLTGAEAYLNPRTHGRLGYSYLGREIVPGLARLGVPPEAIDQMLAANPARLLTVG
- a CDS encoding ROK family protein encodes the protein MAAHPRPSGYVAGVDLGGTKLRAALADLDGLIVNEQVQPTDPRGGVAVAAQIDTLLRELAARAGVDWSDVRASAIGLPGVPDPSTGAIELSPNVSDLEALDVRAELTRRLGHPVVLDNDVNMAAAGERWLGSGRTHRHFVFVAVGTGVGMGIVSNGELVRGARGAAGEISYLPLGTDPFDPGNQVKGALEEAVAGAALAARYRAVSGEQASVPDVFDRAAAGDPLALAAIDEEARLIALAVVAVTAVLDPEAVILGGGIGSRIELVEPVRRWVAALSADVPLIKTSRLGDRAGLLGAVAVARQEAGVHDGEPADRNTSFQTAEGR
- a CDS encoding ABC transporter permease, translating into MTHTDAAVKTSAVPAWRRINWRDYVVYIGFAVVFLFFAITQGGNGFLTTSNLTNIVIQTAPITIMAVGLVFVLAAGEIDLSIGSVVALSALVGAVTLRETDSMLLGAAAGLAAGAAVGLVNGVFVTLVRLPSFLVTLATMGAVAGLAREVTGLQSVPVSNDAFLSFFGQGEIFGIPGLVLWSVAAAVVGYLVLRQTRYGAHTLAIGDNVAAARVSGIKVIRVKIMVLMGSAMCAALAGLLYAGRLQGARYTLGEADLMSVIAAVIVGGTSLFGGKGSIIGAVLGSLLMGMLNNGLILAGLSVSQQMMARGVIILVAVSLSLRERRS
- a CDS encoding alanine racemase; translated protein: MFLDLLRRRNPGLLAAAASLHSSGDLPANCYALDLETVAANAVAIRNEADRFGLSVYAMTKQVGRNPDFCRTVRDAGITEAVGVDLQCALADRHGGLGIGHLGHLVQIPRHEAAVAAALAPAYWTVFNDTKAAEAAAASAAAGREQALLARIAAPGDRFYRGHEGGWAADEIVAVADRLDALPGARFAGVTSFPTQLFDTAAGRVVPTPNLGTLQRAAAALRAAGRSHVEINAPGTTSTAILATLAEAGVTQVEPGHGLTGTTPWHAVTDLVEEPAVLYVSEVSHLWDGRAYVFGGGLYVDPVLGLGGTRALIVPRGGGLDDAYLVDVEMPAPEAIDYYAMADVTAAPGCAPGDTVLFGFRPQAFVTRALTAGVTGVRSGAPAVAGVYAADGSAPIGLDDIAAGDGPGNQAARSAGRA
- a CDS encoding ATP-binding cassette domain-containing protein, translating into MSTVIRKDDATRAGAPPLRLRGIRKQFGGVVAIERFDLELAAGEITALVGDNGAGKSTLVKIISGVYQPTEGELEMHGRPVTFRDASDARRQGVEVVYQDLALADSQPVYMNMFLGRELTRGPLRLLDRRRMARETQDLVDALDVRIPSAKATIRDLSGGQRQAVAICRATHWASGLVLMDEPTAALGVAETAKVEQLIMRLRERGAAVLIVSHNLDQVFRIADRVAVLRRGRQVGVRGITETSRNEIVSMITGASEETARP